Part of the Oncorhynchus kisutch isolate 150728-3 linkage group LG2, Okis_V2, whole genome shotgun sequence genome, GATCGCCAGGAACTTCTTTTTTGGTTTCTATTCTTAATTGTTGCGCTACTGGTGCTGCCTGTTGATGTTAGGTAGGCAGCTACAGTAGCTGAATGTTGTTAACATCTTCGGGTTTTGtttcattaaatgtattttatttcatctGGGTGTTTGTGTCACCTACTAACACCCTGGTACTACCCGTAGCTCCCGTTCTCCTCAGTCCGAGAAAACACTGAGAAAGGTATGTGTTGCAGAATACTCCTTTGTAGAAGTCCATaacgtgaaataaataaatcatcccAAGGTTAGtgctgtatatattgttataagGAAGTGTGAGACTATTGAAACATGTAACTTTCAGagttttattgttgttattaataTAGTTTACAGAGTGTTAAAAGTGCTGCTGTTGCTAGCCAGCATGCCTTTCTGTGATGCAGTGTTTTTGTACATGAGTTGTTGTATTTTGGTACTGTCAACACTGAAAGCACCTGGCAATGTATTGGGGATGTGAGACAGGATATGTGTTTTACCTTTCTTCATGCTCCTGTGTAGAACAACTTGTCAGATGGTGCATTGGATActgatgtgttcctgtcctgtcttttcaCAATACTATTGCAGGTATGGTTCTATTGTCTAAGAATTAAGATTATACATACTTTGTATTAAGGATTggttattattttatagtatacaTTATGGCTTTATGTATGAGTGTGATTGTGTGAGTCCGAGAAAACACTGAAAGAGAAAGAACAACGTGTCAGATGGTGCATTGGAGActgatgtgttcctgtcctgtcttttcaCAATACTATTGCAGATCAACATAAAAGCCTAAAAGACAGCTGTGGTGTCGCTCTTCATTTCTTGGTTTTCCTGTGGTACATCAGAAACCCGCTACATATGTAAACTCCTGatccactgggaatatgatgaaagaaataaaagctgaaataaataattatcttcgctattattctgacatttcacattcttaaaataaagtggtgatcctctgacctaaggcagggaattttactgggattaaatgttagaaatggtgaaaaactgagtttaaatgtaattggctaaggtgtatgtaaacttccgacttcaactgtagctagcttGTAGCGTGCTAGTAATACCTGGGTAGAGGGATGCCTCATGGAGGCAGTCCAAATCTCACGTCATATAGCTGGATTGGCTAACAGCCTTCCTAGACACGGTTATCTAGGGAAAGTGACCCGTTCATGCTCTGACCCACAGGTCACAGGCTGTTGCTGACAGACTGACAGTACACACAACTCACACAGAGCTTAGTTTACGCTACCGGGACCTGGGAAGATGAGATGCGAAAAATGGGAGGAATATGGCTAAGCTAACTTTGCGAGAAGAAATAAGACGTATGGTTTTATATGAACCACAGGGGCACATCCTCCCACGCTGTCACGTCACTGACATTACtttattgttattgttactcAACCTGCGTGGAGCGCGAGGGATATAATCCTTGCATTCAACCGTGCTGATGGTCTGAAAGGTAtgagtctcagagcaagtgacgtcactgattgaaacacCACTAGcaccatttcacaccggttacataaGGATGCACGAGTAAATATGAAATTTTTCACATATCTGTGACATAGCTCTCTTCAATTTCTTCCTTGAAATCAGTTTCCCATTTTATCTTGATTGCTTCTGAGCTATCAGGTGGAGATTCAATCAACTATTGATAGAACTTGGCAATCAACTTCTTTGGTGTTGCAGCTTCTTTCAGTATTTTTTCAATGTTACATGGTTTAGGTTCATCCTTACTTGTTAATGATTGAATGACAGAACCATCATAGTACATATGCTCAacattcaaatccaattttattggtcagatacacatggtaagcagatgttaatgcgagtgtagcgaaatgcttgtgcttctaagttccaaccgtgcagtaatatctaacaagtaacctaacaatttcacaacaactaccttatacacacaagtgtaaaggaatatagaatatgtgcatataaatatatggaggagcgatggccgtgcagcataggcaagatgcagtagatgccaCTTTGGAACCAGGGCGCTTTGGAACTAGGGCACGGTTGCATAAAACATCTTACATTCAAATTTCCTTAACCTTAAGTCAGTTTTTTAAGGCAAATTCCTAATTAAATATGGAAGGTGCACAATCCATGGCTACAAAGCAAGCTAGCtgtttttaaccaggcaagtcagttaattcttatttacaatgactgcctaccacgGTCAAACCCTAACACAGACGACGCTGGGCGAATTGTGTGGACTCCCATCCACGGCCAGtgggaatcaaaccagggtctcttGTGACGCCTccagcattgagatgcagtgccttagaccgctgcaccactcgggagccctagcTACCTACTCTGTAAGTTAGCTTGACGTGCTAGAAAGTAATAGCAACGAGTTGAGAGAATAAAAGTAACTAAAAGAAACGTGTTTTATTAACTGGGTTATAAAGTCTGTGGTGTTACGCCTCACCTAGTAGACTGTCGTGTGTCCACCAATCGCGTTAATGTGGTCATGctttaaattaaatttaaaaaaatctaaatacagGTCAACAATTTACATTCTTACATCATACAAAACAGAACGCAGGTGAGAAAAtactgaaacaaacaaaaaatataacaaaaaaaataaacaattctAGTGCAATTGTAATCACTGAAAAAAACGTATTGTAATGATTTAGGAACATTTTATTCTTGTTATTGTTCACAAGGGttaatgttttaataaaatagttaaattcaatcaaaaataattgtAATTTTGGTATAGAATTTTGTCATTTTTGTTTGTGTATGAAGTATTTGGCAAcaataaaattgtaaaaaatcACATTTCAAAATAATTTTAGtggtcttgttatcattgcaatagtaacatatatTTCATGCCAAAAATATAGGTAGTGTTCATAATGGTAAATAAGTATTTTGCAAGGTTTTCCCAAAATTCGgacacaaatgtacatttacatcatcaattgccacaaatttggatatcatagaattacatggatatatcttaTGTAAAATGTTAAAGTGCACTTCCTTAACTTTGTTTGGTATACAATATTTGTTAATGTGGTGCAGCACGCGGTTGCTAAAATTATATTCACACAATACCTTCTTTCAAAGTCAGGGCATGATCACAGAGTTTCAAAAAGTAGAGACGGGAATGCTTGTGAAGCAGACCAGGTTcagggtttgagaagtcaaatgGTGAAGTGAAAAAGTATTCCTTAGTTGTTAGttttctcgaaatctaaaggcacaacctataTCCGAGACAGTTTCTTACGTATTTGAACATGTTAGTAgtccaacctcgtgaaagtgacaaacgTTATTATTTTCTTCCAAAACGACTTAATATCGAAGGAGTGCCTTTTGATTTGACGGCttgcacatgcgcagttcggcGCAAGACGACCGTTAGACCTGAAGGCGTTTCTCTGCGCATGAGTTTAGCTAGCCAACGTAGCCATGACATGACCTTACAACCGTGATCGGGGAATtatattggagaagcagtttctacCTGCCTGCGGTATCacggtgctttcaagacaaccgGGATCTTCAGttcggaaagtcggagctctagaaagatacCCTAGtatccgacttggaattccgagtgggtgaccgttcaaaacgatttttcccattcggagctcgttttttccgAATTCCCAGTTTTTGTAAACGCGGCATTAGTCAAGAAACCTGCCTATTTTCCTCGAAAATACGAAATGTAATGATTCCAAAGCTATACGATATCACAGAAAAcaagttaattatctcacatcTCGGAACAAATTTGTAATGTTTCTTGTTGAGTAAATTCATgctatttttcttttctttagCTAGCGCCAATTGACTCCCATTCACTCCTTGAAGAGCGCGCGTTTCCCAAAATCGCCCAAAATGCACCGCGCGTCCCATTGACAACGCATGGGCAACGTACACAATATGCGTTGgagtttcccatctcctcaaaagtatcTCTGGCCCgatcggggatttctattggagaagcagtttagACATCTTAATACTAAAGCATATTTTTTTGTCTACTCCGTTATTTCTGATCTGTGGACTCCAGTAGTGTTCTAGGACTATACGAAGGGTCTTCAAAAGGAATTTTAAATCATGTCTGAGGTATGTATCGAATTTGTATTGTTTTGGGTATTATATTGTAGTTACCATGATCAATGATGGCATGCATAGCTATATTATTATGTTGATTTTCAGTTTCAAGTGCAGGTTCGCTAAAATGTGTCAACTAGGCTTTGTCGGCTAACATTACCGTTAGCACTTTTAACGTAATTGTGTTTAGCTATCTACTTAATAAGCTATAACAAAATAGTATTATTGTTTTAGCCAACCTGCTTTGAATTGAGTATAACAAATTCTAAGGAGCTGGCACTTGACTTGGCACCACTAGTTGTCCCCGTCAGTCTTGTATCAAGTTTGAATTAAACTCCGCTAACTCGGTTATTGCCTTTTTTTAAACGGAGCCATTCCCATGCTCCCACCCGATGCAATGTATATCATTGCTTGCCTATATATTATAATGGTGAGAAGAAGCATGTTAAAGTTATTATAGCAAACGTTGACTCGCGTATAGCTTGTTTGGAGTTATAGGATGAAGGAAAAAGTGTTGGCGTTTTGCTCAATTATTTCATCATAACAGTATAACTCTAGGCAAGAAGCGCCCTGAACGAAGGTTTTGAGGCCAGTTTCTATGTTCTGCCATTCTGGGCTCAAGTTGctcaatataatataatgtcaTCATGACTTTGATGTGGTTTTACTGCCTGTAGGCTAAGAAAAATGGACCCAGATGAGATCAAAGTTCAATTTATGCCAGCACTGACTATCAATTGCTCCAGTGATTATCTggctcagggatgggcaactgaaGGCCCACGGACCGCCCTACTCgaaccccctcccctcctcagtcgGGGTCTTAGCTTACTGTTGCGAGGTAGAATAgtaaactaaacaaaaatataaacgcaacatgtgaaataaaagatcccataaattgttcatatgcacaaaaagtgtaTTTATCTCAAATTTTGTTAACACATTTGTTtatattcctgttagtgagcatttcgaCTTTGCCAAGGtagtccatccacctgactggtTTCGCATATCAAGAAActcattaaacagcatgatcattacacaggtgcaccttcttctggggataataaaagaccactctaaaatgtgcagttttgtcacacaacacaatgccacagatgtctcaagttttgagggagcgtgcaattggcatgtagactgcaggaatgtccatcagagctgtcgCCAGATAATGTAATGTTAGTTTCTCTaatcataagccacctccaatgttgttttagaaaatttggcagtaagtccaactggcctcaacttcagaccacgtgtaaccacaccatccCAGGATCTCCAAAAAACATCTTCTTTACTTGCGAGATGGTCTGAGACGAGCCACTCGGAGGGCTGATGAAACGGGGTTTGTACAAACAaacaatttctgcacaaactgtcaaacagtctcagggaagctcatctgcatgctcgtcatcctcaccagagtcttgacctgactgcatttcggcatcgtaaccgacttcagtgggcaaatgctcaccttcgatgtccacaggcacgctggagaagtgtgctcttcacggatgaatcctggtttcaactttactgggcagatggcagacagcgtatggtgtcgtgtgggtgaTAGGTTTGcatcgttgtgaacagagtgcccaatggtggtggtgggggttatAGTTTAGGCAGGcaaaagctacggacaacaaacacaactgcattttatcgatatcaagttgaatgcacagagataccatgatgagatcttgaggcccattgtcgtgccattcatacaccgccatcacctcatgtttcagcatgataatgcactgccccatgtcacaaggatctgtacacaattcctggaatctgaaaatgacctagttcttccatggcctgcatactcaccagacatgtcacccattgagcatgtttgagatgctctgggTTGATGTGTACAATAGCGTGTTCCTATTCTagccaatatccagtaacttcacacagccattacaGAGGAGCGGGACAcaattccataggccacaatcaacagtctgatcaactctatgcgaaggagatgtgccaCACTGCATaatgcaaatggtggtcacaccagatactgattggttTTCTGATCAATGCACTTACCAATGAGCAACTGCGGACTctcatgatgacttcagatttTTTGTGGCCCCACTCCCATTAAAGTTGCTTATCCCTGATCTAGCTCAatctttttgggatagggggcagcattttcacttttggatgaatagcgtgcacAGAGTGAACttcctcctactctgtcccagatgctaatatatgcatattattattagcattggatagaaaacactctgaagtttctaaaactgtttgaatgatgtctgtgagtataacagaactcatatagcaggcaaaaacctgagaaaaatccaaccaggaagttggacatctgaggtttgtagtttttcaaagcttggcctaccgaatacacattgagatatggataaagttgcacttcctatggctgcCACTAGATGttaaccgtctttagaaacttgaatgaggattctactataaaggaggggctcatgagacctctttgagtcagtggtctggcagagtgccttggtctcatgacgcgcgctcccgacagagttacctctcgttccagtgcttttcttcagacagaggaattctccagttggaacattatggatgttttatgttaaaaacatcctaaagattgattccatacatcgcttgacatgtttctaaagagctgtaacggaacttttcgagtttttgtctggacgatgtgcctgcgcctcatgaagatggattactggtctgaacacgctaacaacaagtggctatttggacataaattatggactttatggaacaaatcagtcatttattgtcgaactgggattcctgggagtgccttctgatgaagatcatcaaaggtaagttaatatttatggTGTcatttctaactttgttgactcaaaaatggcggatattcctctggctgttttgggttctgagcgccgttctcagattatgctttttccgtaaagtttttgtgaaatctgacacagcggttgcattaaggagaagtctctttaattctgtgaataacacttgtatcttttatcaatgtttattatgagtaaaatcaaaatcaccggatgttttggaatcaaaacattactgcacgtaacgcgccaatgtaaactgagatttttggatataaatatgcacattatcgaacaaaacatacatgtattgtgtaacatgatgtcctatgagtgtcaatcgatgaagatcatcaaaggttagtgattcattttatctatatttctgctttttgtgactcctatctttggctgggaaaatggctgtgtgtttttttgacttggctatgacctaacataatcatatgttgacacgatgggtagattaacaagatctTTAtcttcatttgctgtattggacttgttaatgtgtgaaagttacatatttcaaaaaaaaaaaattgaatttcGCGCACTGCTTTTCGCGCGCTGCCTTTTGCCCGCTGCctttccgctagcggaacccctgccctagaaaggttaacCCTTTTCAGACATAGATCTGCTCATTCTACTGTAAAGGTTGCTGACATTTTCTAATGACACTGTACAGGAACCTGTCCATCATGTAACTGATTTAACTTGGGAGCAGCAATTTTCATGTGCATGTTTAGCTGACTTTAACTGCATATTTTGCTTCCCCTCCATCCAGGTGGATTTTGATAAGGCTGCAGAGGAGGTGAAGCAGCTGAAGGCTAAGCCAGCAGATGTGGAGATGCTCAGGGTCTATGCTCTGTTCAAACAGGTCAAAGTGGGCGATGTCAACACCAGTAAGCCAGTCGGCGTCCTTCCAGTGCTTTGTGATACCCCTCCATTCCAGAAGTCTCATTGTATAGTCAgttgattgtgtgtgtttttctttgtTTCTGAAGCTTGTCCTGGGGTGCTGGATTTCACTGGGAAAGCCAAATGGGACGcctgggagaaggagaaaggtgTGTTTCCTGTAGCCCTTCCTCATTTAGCCTGTAGAGGGCACtgctcaaatcaaactttatttgccacatgcgctgaatacaacaagtgtagactttaccgtgaaacgcttacttacaagcccttaaccaacagtgcagttcaagaagaagaacatATTTAcaaagtaggctaaaataaaaagtaataataaaaagtaacacaataacattaacgaggctatatacagggggcaccggtaccgagtcagtgtgcaggggtacaggctagttgagatAATccgtacatgtaggtggggtgaaGTTACTATGCATAGGTAGCAAACAAaccgagtagcagcagcgtacaagaggggggtcaatgtaaattgtccggtggcaatTTTTATgaattgcttgggggtagaagctgttgagccTTTTAGtccaagacttggcactccggtacctcttgacgtacagtagcagagaaaacagtctataacttgggggactggagtctctgacaattttatgagctttcctctgacaccgcctattatataggtcctggatggcaggaagcttggccccagtgatgtactgggccgtttgccctaccctctgtagcgccttacggtcagatgccgagcagttgccataccaggcagtgatgcaaccggtcagaatgctctcgatgttgcagctgtagaaccttttgaggatatgGGGGCCcaggccaaatcttttcagtctcctgaggggggaaaaggttttgtcgtgccctcttcacgactgtcttggtatgtttggaccatgatagttcgttggtgatgtggacaccaaggaacttgaaactctcaacccgctccaatACAGCCCCGTCGACGTTAATGGTGGCCTGTTCGGCCcgacttttcctgtagtccacggtccgctcatttgtcttgctcacattgagggaaaggttgttgtcctggcaccacactgccagttctctgacctccttcctataggccgtctcattgttgtcagtgatcaggcctaccactgttgtgtcatcagcaaacttaatgatgatgttggagtcgtgtttggccacgcagtcgtgagtgaacagggaataccggaggggactaagtacacacccctgaggggcccaagtgcacacccctgaggggccccagtgataaggatcagcgtggcagacgtgttgttgcctactcttaccacctgggggcggcccgtcaggaagtccaggatgcagttgcagagggaggtgtttagtcccagagtccttagcttagtgatgagcttcaccCAAATTAGGGGATCAGTGTTACAAAGCTGTGGATCTCCTCAGCTCAATGCATTTACACTGTCATAAAGTATACTGGTTGAGACAGACAGTTCTTAAACAGTAACTCATTGTTAACTAAATGGGTTTTCCTTTTCTTACTTGACTCCCATAGGGAAGAGCAAAGAGGATGCCAGGAAGGAGTACATTGCCTTGGTAGAGGAACTGAAAGGGAAGTACGGAGTCTAAGAAATGACTGACTGACCGGGCCGACCGCTGGCAGTGTAGAACCTTGACCTCTGTGGTCAGCCCACACCTCGTCCCTGTGAAGTGCCTTAATCCCAACGAGTATGCCCGTTTCTACAAGACCTGGGGAAAATGCATATGTCAAATCCTTTGTAATTCTAGCGGTGCACTTGGTTTAGCTGAGGTAACTGGGTTTAGCTGAGGCATGTGCAAGGGTGGTTGGAGTTAGCATTTTATGGACTATTCAAATGGTTCCATTGTACAGAACTACTTAAATCAAGCACACCTCAAATGACATATGCGTTTTACCCAGGAATGTTTGCTACTGTGCATTGCACTAAGACTACAGGACCAACAAGACGCTGCTACGTACAGAGACAAACCGTCCTCCACCATCAACTTCCTAGTTAATGTTCTCAACTGGTTGTTCAGCCCACAACCTCCATAAAGTTTACATTTGTTTAAACTTTTCTGTTGTCAAGCTTGGTTATTTTATGAGAGGAGATTATATAATTTGCCTTGCATCACATACCCAGTAAACTACAAAATGTACACTTTGTCACTCACAACTGTGCCCCTTTGCACATTCAAAACATTTGTATATTCAGAAAATGTATAAGGGTCAGACGTATAAGGTTTTCAAAGTAGCAAAAAAATAAAACCGCAATTACAATTCCTTAAAAGGCTTTTTTTAATGTTCAGTGGAGTGTCACCTATGCCGTTATATTCAAGAATAAAGCCAATAATTCATTTGTATTGTGATTCATATGAATGTACCCTAGTAAAATGTAATTCAGTAAATCACTAagtgtttaaaaataataataataataaatcttCATAATCACAAGGTTCATGCTTAGACTGGCAGGAATATAAACTACCCAGAAAAAATGAAATTTTATTTTGAACACCACATATTTGATGTGTCACGGGTACAACTCCAAATTTGATGAAGGTTTTTCACAAAACCTTCCTGCCTTGCACTGAGAAAAAGTCTAAATCTATGAAAATATCTTTCACTTCATCCTATGAGATTTGTTTTGTCTCtgagtcaacaaaacaaagtttttGTATTTTAATATAAAATACTGGTGTTATACTGTATGACGCTATTTTGTTACACTGAATGACACTCATAGCAACACTTTGCACAAACACGGTACATGCATTGCTTGTTCTTGAGATCACATAATGGAAGACAGTAACTCGGAAACGCTTGAGGTTTTCAGCAACTCTCTTTGGCTCAACCTGTCAACTAGGTGTTTCACATTCTCGTGATCGAGACACGCACAGGTGTTGTGGTCATGTGCCTTCGGCTTTGTAATGTAAAATGGCCACAGTTGTAAAAACTCTGTATGACAGTGAGTGTCCCATCCACCTCTGAATTGTACTCTGCATGGAGTTCTTTTAGAGATTTCATGAGTATGCGCCTCTGAACCTTCTTCATTTGCGTGTCCGTGTCTTCCCTGAGAGAAAGCAACTATTTTCATCTCCACTGAGAAATGCAATGACCTGTGTTTTCCTCACTAAAGATATGTATTTTTTCCTTCGTGGCCTGTATTTTTTACTTGGATTGTGTTTTAATTTATTTGACCTTTGCATGCCCTTTTGTAATTTGTTGCTTTTTTGTTGTGATTGTTTTAGTTGCATTTCCAGTTTAAGAATTTTCTTCTTTAGTTTTAGTTTTTCCTTTTGCAGCCGCTTACAACGCTTTGATACCTTTTTCACTTTTTATGGAGTGGAGGAAGCAAGTGGTTGCTCCAGTGTTTGAGATTGAGGCTCAAGGGATTTCTCTAGTTCTGGAGTCAAGGACTCAGATGGTTGTTCTAGCTCTGGAGGTGCAAATTAATGTTGTACTTTTTTAAGTTGTTCAGGGGGCTGCTCAAAAGCGTTTCCGTCAGTGGATACAGGAGTTAAGTTCAGCACCACATTAATTTGTTAGATTTTTTTCACTTGCGCCCCCTCTTATTTAATCTAAATTTGTCCCTCTTTTTTTCTCCTCATTCCAAGGTTTGACATCCTTCTTTCTTCTCTGATAGCTA contains:
- the LOC109869119 gene encoding acyl-CoA-binding protein-like — protein: MSEVDFDKAAEEVKQLKAKPADVEMLRVYALFKQVKVGDVNTTCPGVLDFTGKAKWDAWEKEKGKSKEDARKEYIALVEELKGKYGV